The Acidobacteriota bacterium genome includes a region encoding these proteins:
- the mce gene encoding methylmalonyl-CoA epimerase yields the protein MKAVLDHIGIAVDDLDAALAFYSDALGLEVDATEDVPSQGVRAHFVRVGSAALELLEATTDESPIRRFVTRRGAGIHHITLRVDDIAAALARLKARGVRLIDETPRDGAEGALVAFVHPSGAHGVLVELKQERGAQAAHHAR from the coding sequence ATGAAGGCGGTACTGGACCACATCGGAATCGCGGTGGACGACCTCGACGCGGCGCTCGCCTTCTATTCGGACGCCCTCGGCCTGGAGGTCGACGCGACGGAGGACGTCCCGTCGCAGGGAGTGCGCGCGCATTTCGTGCGCGTCGGATCGGCCGCGCTGGAGCTGCTCGAGGCGACGACGGACGAGTCGCCCATCCGGCGCTTCGTGACGCGCCGCGGCGCCGGGATACACCACATCACATTGCGGGTCGACGACATCGCGGCGGCCCTGGCGCGGCTGAAGGCCCGCGGGGTCAGGTTGATCGACGAGACGCCGCGCGACGGAGCCGAAGGCGCGCTGGTCGCCTTCGTGCATCCTTCCGGCGCGCACGGGGTCCTCGTCGAGCTCAAGCAGGAGAGGGGCGCGCAGGCTGCGCATCATGCACGCTGA